AAAAGAGCGTGAGTAAATTAGCCGTAGAGACGTCGTCAACCGGTAAAAAGCCTGTAAGACCGGGGGGAAGGAAGCCAATCGGACAAAGAATGAAAGAGTTCGTCATCGATTATCGAAGACAATGGGAAATTCAATCGATGATTATACCCGGCATCATTTTTATGATTATTTTTTGTTACATTCCGATATACGGATTGACGATTGCATTCAAAAATTACACCGTTATTGATACGCTGTCTAGCGCACCATGGGTCGGTTTGGAAAATTTCAGAATCATTATGTCAGACAAATACTTCTGGGATGCCGTAGTGAATACGCTGGGGATCAGCTTTTTGAAATTGGGTATCGGATTTGTCATTCCCATTATCCTGGCGATCATGATCTATGAATTAAACAGCGGACGTTTCAAAAAGTTCGTGCAAACGATTTCATATCTACCTCACTTTCTGTCCTGGATTGTATTGGGCGGCATGCTGATCACCTGGTTTTCAACAACGGGATTGTTTAATCAGCTGCTACTCAGCTTGGGAGTGATCTCGCAACCGCAGAACATTTTGCTGGATGCAGGCAAGTATTGGTGGATTGCAGTTTTATCCGATATTTGGAAAGAGGCCGGCTGGGGAACGATTCTGTATTTGGCGATTATGTCCAAGATTGATCCTACGTATTACGAGGCAGCCAAAATTGATGGTGCAAGCCGTCTCAGACAAATTTGGAATATCACATTGCCTAACATGAAGTCAATCATTAGCCTTAATCTGATTCTTACTGTAAGCGGTTTACT
This window of the Paenibacillus marchantiae genome carries:
- a CDS encoding ABC transporter permease — translated: MKEFVIDYRRQWEIQSMIIPGIIFMIIFCYIPIYGLTIAFKNYTVIDTLSSAPWVGLENFRIIMSDKYFWDAVVNTLGISFLKLGIGFVIPIILAIMIYELNSGRFKKFVQTISYLPHFLSWIVLGGMLITWFSTTGLFNQLLLSLGVISQPQNILLDAGKYWWIAVLSDIWKEAGWGTILYLAIMSKIDPTYYEAAKIDGASRLRQIWNITLPNMKSIISLNLILTVSGLLGSNLDQTLVLMNSQNRDKAEVINSYVYRMGMSQGDFSYATAVGLGVSIVSVILLVTANKITSKLNDNQSVL